The Sphingosinicella humi genome has a window encoding:
- a CDS encoding YgfZ/GcvT domain-containing protein, whose protein sequence is MPATTLIDRALLRISGEDIRGFLQGLVTNDVNRLAPDRPLWAGLLTAQGKALFDFILWADGDDVLIDCEAEQLEPLRKRLLLYRLRRPIAIERDESLAVHWSLGSPAEGRVESGTGPRLSPVHDPRLAELGHRWLAPADDPAEGWLEHRLSLGVTESVAELGSDKTLWLECNAGELNGVSFAKGCYVGQENTARMNYRNKVNRRLVVVPADAAGERTRIHYPDLGLAVEHRRVDDLGDAIIPGWLGASLQPA, encoded by the coding sequence ATGCCAGCGACCACCCTCATCGACCGCGCCCTTCTCCGTATCTCGGGTGAAGACATCCGCGGATTTCTCCAAGGCCTCGTCACCAACGACGTAAATCGGCTCGCCCCGGACAGACCGCTCTGGGCCGGGCTGCTGACGGCACAGGGCAAGGCGCTGTTCGACTTCATCCTGTGGGCGGACGGCGATGACGTGCTGATCGACTGCGAGGCCGAGCAGCTCGAGCCGCTTCGCAAACGCCTCCTCCTCTACCGCCTCCGCCGGCCGATCGCGATTGAGCGGGACGAGAGCCTGGCGGTGCACTGGTCGCTCGGTTCCCCGGCTGAGGGCAGGGTCGAGTCCGGCACTGGCCCGCGGCTTTCGCCTGTGCACGATCCTCGCCTTGCCGAGCTCGGCCATCGCTGGCTCGCGCCTGCCGATGATCCCGCCGAAGGCTGGCTCGAACACCGCCTCTCGCTCGGCGTCACCGAGAGCGTGGCGGAGCTGGGCTCCGACAAGACGCTCTGGCTCGAATGCAACGCCGGCGAGCTGAACGGCGTCAGCTTCGCCAAGGGCTGCTATGTCGGACAGGAAAACACGGCGCGCATGAACTACCGCAACAAGGTCAACCGCCGCCTCGTCGTCGTTCCCGCCGATGCGGCCGGAGAGCGCACTCGTATCCACTATCCGGACCTCGGCCTAGCGGTCGAGCATCGCCGGGTCGACGACCTCGGAGATGCCATCATTCCCGGCTGGCTAGGGGCCTCGCTTCAGCCCGCCTGA